One Trichosurus vulpecula isolate mTriVul1 chromosome 7, mTriVul1.pri, whole genome shotgun sequence genomic region harbors:
- the GJA8 gene encoding gap junction alpha-8 protein, with translation MGDWSFLGNILEEVNEHSTVIGRVWLTVLFIFRILILGTAAEFVWGDEQSDFVCNTQQPGCENVCYDEAFPISHIRLWVLQIIFVSTPSLVYVGHAVHHVRMEEKRKEREAEEMCQQSGGNGERLPLALDQGSTKKSSNSTKGTKKFRLEGTLLRTYICHIIFKTLFEVGFIVGHYFLYGFRILPLYQCSRWPCPNVVDCFVSRPTEKTIFILFMLSVASVSLFLNIMEISHLGMKRIRSAFNRPAEQPLGEIPEKSLHSIAVSSIQKAKGYQLLEEEKIVSHYFPLTEVGVVETRPLATTPFSRFEEKIGTGPLGDLSRAYTETLPSYAQVGEQEVEAEHEEEEAEAPPEEEEKRQEPEAVTPEAPEAPVGQEEEKEKAGTPVERKAGDKPELPVEKAPPCPELAADDTRPLSRLSKASSRARSDDLTV, from the coding sequence ATGGGTGATTGGAGTTTCCTGGGGAACATCTTAGAGGAGGTGAATGAGCACTCCACGGTCATCGGCAGGGTCTGGCTCACCGTCCTCTTCATCTTCCGGATTCTCATCCTGGGCACGGCGGCAGAATTTGTGTGGGGAGACGAGCAGTCAGACTTCGTATGTAACACCCAACAACCAGGTTGTGAGAATGTCTGCTACGACGAGGCTTTCCCCATCTCCCACATCCGCCTCTGGGTCTTACAGATCATCTTCGTCTCCACTCCATCCTTGGTGTACGTGGGTCATGCTGTGCACCACGTCCGTATGGAAGAAAAGCGGAAGGAGAGGGAAGCTGAGGAGATGTGCCAGCAGTCTGGGGGCAATGGTGAGAGGCTGCCATTAGCCCTGGATCAAGGCAGTACCAAGAAGAGTAGCAACAGTACCAAGGGCACCAAAAAGTTCCGGCTGGAAGGGACCCTCTTGAGGACCTACATCTGCCACATCATCTTTAAGACTCTCTTTGAGGTAGGCTTCATAGTGGGACATTACTTCTTGTATGGCTTTCGGATCCTGCCCCTGTATCAGTGTAGCCGATGGCCCTGCCCCAATGTGGTGGACTGCTTCGTGTCAAGACCCACCGAGAAGACCATTTTCATCCTTTTCATGCTGTCTGTGGCCTCTGTGTCCCTGTTCCTCAACATCATGGAAATCAGCCACCTGGGCATGAAGAGAATCCGATCTGCTTTCAATAGACCCGCTGAACAACCCCTGGGGGAGATCCCTGAGAAATCCCTCCACTCCATTGCTGTCTCCTCCATCCAAAAGGCCAAGGGCTACCAGctcctagaagaagagaagatcgTATCCCACTATTTCCCCCTGACTGAGGTTGGGGTGGTGGAGACGAGGCCTCTTGCTACCACACCTTTCAGCCGTTTTGAAGAGAAGATTGGCACTGGACCCCTGGGAGATCTGTCCCGGGCTTACACCGAGACTCTTCCTTCCTATGCTCAAGTGGGAGAACAGGAAGTAGAGGCAGAGCATGaagaggaggaggcggaggcgccaccagaggaggaagaaaaaaggcaggAACCAGAGGCAGTGACCCCGGAGGCACCAGAGGCCCCtgtggggcaggaggaggagaaggagaaggcaggGACCCCagtagaaaggaaggcaggagatAAGCCAGAGCTGCCAGTGGAGAAGGCGCCACCATGCCCAGAGCTGGCAGCAGATGACACCAGACCCCTCAGCCGGCTAAGCAAAGCCAGCAGCCGGGCAAGGTCGGATGATTTGACTGTATGA